In bacterium, the following proteins share a genomic window:
- a CDS encoding prolipoprotein diacylglyceryl transferase yields MPLTIVIDLNPNIFRLGPVLITWHGVFAVLGILAAARLGLWLLRKDGVDVAGGSDGVAWMVVLGLIGARLLYVWENFKLFTGQLGRIFLVTEGGISQWGGLFGAMVGAYVWARGARFSYWKIIDAGGAGAMIGLAIGRIGDVINGEHHGTPTTLPWGVDYVNPNTLGQPGQVVHPEVAYEMILTLVLLGALLPFHQRLKARLPDGVVGLIYLALYAAGRFALSFMRTDPSIFLGLRQAQLASALMVGLAVIATPILFWRARASTPGSVTADA; encoded by the coding sequence ATGCCCCTGACCATCGTCATCGACCTCAATCCGAACATCTTTCGCCTCGGGCCCGTCCTGATCACCTGGCATGGAGTTTTCGCCGTGCTCGGAATCCTGGCCGCGGCCAGGCTCGGGCTCTGGCTCCTTCGCAAGGACGGTGTCGACGTCGCGGGCGGCTCCGACGGGGTCGCGTGGATGGTGGTGCTCGGGCTGATCGGCGCGCGCCTGCTCTACGTGTGGGAGAACTTCAAGCTCTTCACCGGCCAGCTCGGGCGCATCTTCCTCGTCACCGAAGGCGGGATCAGCCAGTGGGGCGGGCTGTTCGGCGCCATGGTCGGCGCCTACGTCTGGGCGCGCGGCGCCCGGTTCTCGTACTGGAAGATCATCGACGCCGGCGGCGCCGGGGCCATGATCGGGCTCGCCATCGGCCGCATCGGCGATGTGATCAACGGTGAGCACCACGGCACGCCGACGACCCTGCCGTGGGGCGTCGACTACGTCAACCCCAACACGCTCGGCCAGCCCGGCCAGGTCGTCCATCCCGAGGTCGCCTACGAGATGATCCTCACGCTGGTGCTGCTCGGCGCCCTGCTCCCTTTCCACCAGCGGCTGAAGGCGCGGCTGCCCGACGGCGTCGTCGGATTGATCTATCTCGCGCTCTACGCGGCCGGTCGATTCGCGCTCAGCTTCATGCGCACCGATCCCTCCATATTCCTCGGGCTTCGACAGGCGCAGCTGGCTTCGGCGTTGATGGTCGGCCTCGCCGTCATCGCGACG
- a CDS encoding glutamate--tRNA ligase, whose protein sequence is MAVLDVSRPPVRVRIAPSPTGFAHLGTASTALYNLLFARAHGGTFVLRVDDTDLERNRPEFERVIYEVLHWLGLDWDEGPDTGGPDAPYRQSERLDVYKQHAARLLGERKAYRCYCTPEELDAERKKALAEKRPYRYSRRCLNDPPKGRAEFTVRFKVPGGQIKFTDMIRGDMSFEADLIGDFIIMKSDGYPTYQFASPVDDSTMRITHVIRGEEHLSNTPYQLMVIDALGYTRPVAYAHMPLILAKDGSKMSKRKHPEANLLLYREQGYLPEALLNYLALLGWNPGTPREIFSFDDLVHDFSFERVQHAGARFDWEKLDWINGEYVRALTDEELARRLAPFLPRLDATTILRAAPALKTRLPKLQAAADLLEYLWTDPDPPALDPEAVARIGEAAGVLQDVPWEPAPIHDGLMGVVERSGLGPNKTFMPIRQAVTGKKISPPIDYTLALLPKEVALSRLRRVAEARI, encoded by the coding sequence ATGGCCGTGCTCGACGTCTCCAGACCCCCGGTGAGGGTGCGCATCGCGCCCAGCCCCACCGGCTTTGCGCACCTGGGCACGGCGAGCACCGCGCTGTACAACCTCCTGTTCGCGCGCGCGCATGGCGGCACGTTCGTGCTGCGCGTCGACGACACCGACCTGGAGCGCAACCGGCCCGAGTTCGAGCGCGTCATCTACGAGGTGCTGCACTGGCTCGGGCTCGACTGGGACGAAGGCCCGGACACGGGCGGCCCCGACGCGCCCTACCGGCAGTCAGAGCGCCTCGACGTCTACAAGCAGCACGCCGCGCGCCTGCTGGGCGAACGCAAGGCCTATCGGTGCTACTGCACACCGGAGGAGCTGGACGCCGAGCGCAAGAAGGCGCTGGCGGAAAAGCGTCCTTACAGGTACTCCCGCCGCTGCCTGAACGATCCGCCAAAGGGCCGGGCCGAGTTCACGGTTCGCTTCAAGGTGCCCGGCGGCCAGATCAAGTTCACCGACATGATCCGCGGCGACATGAGCTTCGAAGCGGACCTCATCGGCGATTTCATCATCATGAAATCGGACGGCTATCCGACCTATCAGTTCGCCAGCCCGGTGGACGATTCGACCATGAGGATCACCCACGTGATCCGGGGCGAGGAGCACCTGTCCAACACGCCCTACCAGTTGATGGTCATCGACGCCCTCGGTTACACGAGGCCTGTCGCCTACGCGCACATGCCGCTGATCCTGGCGAAGGACGGCAGCAAGATGTCGAAGCGCAAGCATCCCGAGGCGAACCTCTTGCTGTACCGCGAGCAGGGCTACCTGCCCGAAGCGCTGCTCAACTATCTCGCCCTGCTGGGCTGGAACCCGGGGACCCCGCGCGAGATCTTCTCTTTCGACGATCTCGTCCACGATTTCTCCTTCGAGCGCGTGCAGCACGCCGGCGCGCGGTTCGACTGGGAGAAGCTCGACTGGATCAATGGGGAGTACGTCCGGGCGCTCACCGATGAGGAGCTGGCGCGGAGGCTGGCGCCGTTTCTGCCCCGGCTGGACGCGACGACGATCCTGCGCGCCGCGCCCGCGCTGAAGACCCGCCTGCCCAAGCTTCAGGCGGCGGCGGACCTGCTCGAGTACCTGTGGACCGATCCGGACCCGCCGGCGCTCGACCCCGAAGCCGTGGCGCGGATCGGGGAGGCGGCCGGCGTGCTGCAGGACGTGCCCTGGGAGCCGGCGCCCATCCACGATGGCCTGATGGGCGTCGTGGAAAGATCCGGCCTCGGCCCGAACAAGACTTTCATGCCGATCCGCCAGGCGGTGACGGGCAAGAAGATCTCACCGCCGATCGACTACACGCTGGCGCTGCTGCCCAAGGAGGTCGCCCTGTCCCGCCTGCGCAGAGTTGCGGAAGCTCGCATCTGA